The following are encoded together in the Cicer arietinum cultivar CDC Frontier isolate Library 1 chromosome 2, Cicar.CDCFrontier_v2.0, whole genome shotgun sequence genome:
- the LOC101507343 gene encoding SNF1-related protein kinase regulatory subunit gamma-1-like yields MAHAQEVRTSTPLSKCDTYFETIQSRKKLPQTLQETLTDSFAKIPVSSFPGVPGGKVIEILANTPVGEAVKILSESNILAAPVKDPDAGIGSDWRDRYLGIIDYSAIILWVMECAELAAVAISAGTATAAGVGAGTIGALGAIALGVTGPAAVAGLTAAAVGAAVVGGVAADKTMAKDAPQAANNLGEDFYKVLLKEEPFKSTTVGSILKSYRWAPFVPVARNSAMLTVLLLLSKYRLRNVPVIEPGKPDIVNFITQSAVIQGLEGCKGRDWFDCIAAKPISDLGLPFMSADKVIDIQSNGLILEAFKLMRDMQIGGLPVVEGPTKKIVGSLSIRDIRYLLLRPELFSNFRELTVMDFMKKIHSASHGTGKVTRPLTCKPDSTLESVIHPLSSQSIHRIYTVDGLDQVVGVITLRDVISCFISEPDYHFDDYYGFAVKEMLNH; encoded by the exons ATGGCGCATGCTCAAGAAGTCAGAACAAGCACTCCACTTTCAAAATGTGACACCTACTTCGAAACCATACAATCCAGAAAGAAACTACCACAGACATTGCAGGAGACATTGACAGATTCATTTGCAAAGATTCCTGTTTCTTCCTTTCCAGGAGTTCCAGGAGGAAAAG TGATTGAAATTCTAGCAAACACACCTGTCGGCGAAGCTGTTAAGATTCTATCTGAAAGCAACATCTTAGCTGCACCAGTTAAAGACCCAGATGCAGGAATTGGTTCAGATTGGAGAGACAGGTACCTTGGCATCATAGATTATTCAGCTATTATTCTCTGGGTGATGGAGTGTGCAGAACTTGCTGCAGTTGCCATATCAGCTGGTACTGCAACGGCTGCTGGAGTCGGCGCGGGAACCATCGGTGCTTTAGGAGCAATAGCATTAGGAGTTACAGGTCCTGCTGCAGTTGCTGGACTAACTGCTGCTGCAGTAGGTGCAGCAGTGGTAGGGGGTGTTGCTGCAGATAAAACCATGGCTAAAGATGCTCCTCAAGCTGCAAATAACCTTGGTGAGGACTTTTACAAAGTTCTACTGAAAGAAGAACCCTTCAAGTCAACAACG GTAGGATCAATACTTAAATCATATCGATGGGCGCCTTTTGTTCCAGTTGCAAGAAATAGTGCTATGTTGACTGTGTTGCTGCTTCTCTCAAAGTATAGGCTGAGGAATGTGCCAGTGATAGAACCGGGAAAACCAGACATTGTAAACTTCATTACTCAGTCTGCAGTTATTCAAGGTCTTGAAGGATGCAAAGGAAGAGATTGGTTTGACTGCATTGCAGCCAAACCTATATCTGATCTGGGGCTTCCTTTTATGTCTGCTGATAAG GTTATTGACATCCAGAGCAATGGATTGATTCTTGAAGCTTTCAAGCTTATGAGGGATATGCAAATTGGTGGTCTTCCTGTGGTAGAGGGGCCAACAAAGAAAATTGTTGGAAGCTTGAGCATAAGAGACATCAGATACTTGTTGCTAAGGCCTGAACTTTTCTCCAATTTCAG GGAACTCACTGTGATGGATTTCATGAAGAAAATACACTCAGCATCCCATGGAACTGGAAAAGTTACTCGGCCTCTAACATGCAAGCCCGACTCAACTCTTGAGAGCGTGATTCACCCTCTTTCTTCACAGTCTATTCACAGGATTTACACAGTTGATGGACTAGATCAAGTAGTTGGAGTCATCACACTGAGAGATGTAATCTCTTGTTTCATCTCGGAGCCTGATTACCATTTCGACGATTACTACGGATTTGCAGTGAAAGAGATGTTGAATCACTGA
- the LOC101490989 gene encoding pentatricopeptide repeat-containing protein At2g02750 produces MKLKSDIITTLRKLVQDGLYKEALHFYSHLHHSSSHTPHSFTFPILLKACSNLSPSSPSQSQILHAHLFKTGFYSHPHTTTALTAAYAANPISFPDALKLFDEMSQPTITAFNAALSGLSRNGPPGQAIELFRQIGLRTLRPNSVTIASLLTARDTKNPSHVHQVHCLALKLGVENDVYVSTSLITCYSKSGNLVSSKNVFENSHVRNVVTYNAFMSGLLPNGFPRIVVDVFKDMMMSLEEKPNMVTFVSVFSACANLLNIRLGKQVHGLSMKLEACDHVMVVTSLVDMYSKCGCWRSAFDVFNEGEKRNLITWNSMIAGLMMNEEIEKGVDVFERMVSEGVLPDSATWNTLIGGFAQKGLFLEAFKYFRKMQYFGVVPCLKIVTSILSVCADSSVLRSGKEIHGYAVRICVDMDEFFATALVDMYMKCGCVSLARCIFDQFDEKPDDPAFWNAMIGGYGRNGDYESAFEIFDEMLAEMVKPNSVTFVSVLSACSHSGQVERGLHVFRMIREEFGLDPKPAHFGCVVDLLGRSGRLGEARELVRELAEPPASVFDSLLGASRCYLDSNLGEEMAMKLVDLERENPAPLVVLSNIYAALGRWREVERIRGLITDIRLDKLSGVSMIEVA; encoded by the exons ATGAAGTTGAAGAGTGACATAATAACAACACTCAGAAAACTAGTTCAAGATGGTTTATACAAAGAAGCTCTTCACTTCTATTCCCACCTCCACCACTCTTCCTCCCACACTCCTCACTCCTTCACATTCCCCATTCTCCTCAAAGCATGCTCCAATCTCTCTCCCTCTTCCCCTTCCCAATCGCAAATCCTCCATGCCCATCTCTTCAAAACCGGTTTCTACTCTCACCCTCACACCACCACCGCCCTCACCGCCGCATACGCCGCCAACCCTATCTCTTTCCCAGACGCCCTCAAACTGTTCGACGAAATGTCCCAACCAACTATCACCGCTTTCAACGCCGCACTTTCCGGACTCTCCCGAAATGGACCTCCGGGACAAGCTATTGAGCTTTTCCGTCAAATTGGGCTTCGTACTCTGAGGCCCAATTCTGTCACTATCGCTTCTCTTCTCACTGCACGTGATACAAAAAATCCAAGTCACGTGCACCAAGTTCATTGCTTGGCGCTTAAGTTAGGAGTTGAAAATGATGTCTACGTTTCCACCTCGCTTATTACTTGTTATTCCAAAAGTGGAAATTTGGTTTCTTCGAAAAACGTTTTTGAAAATTCGCACGTGAGAAATGTGGTTACTTACAATGCTTTTATGTCGGGGTTGTTACCAAACGGATTTCCTCGTATTGTTGTCGATGTTTTTAAGGATATGATGATGAGTTTGGAGGAAAAGCCGAATATGGTTACTTTCGTGTCTGTTTTTTCAGCTTGTGCTAACCTTTTGAACATTCGTTTAGGGAAGCAGGTTCATGGGCTTAGTATGAAACTAGAAGCATGTGATCATGTTATGGTGGTGACTTCACTTGTGGACATGTATTCAAAATGTGGTTGTTGGCGTTCTGCTTTTGATGTTTTTAATGAAGGTGAAAAGAGGAACTTGATCACTTGGAACTCTATGATTGCAGGGTTGATGATGAATGAAGAGATTGAGAAGGGTGTTGATGTGTTTGAGAGGATGGTGAGTGAAGGGGTTTTGCCTGATTCGGCAACCTGGAACACTTTGATTGGTGGATTTGCACAAAAAGGGTTGTTTTTGGAAGCTTTTAAGTATTTTAGGAAAATGCAGTATTTTGGTGTGGTTCCATGTTTGAAGATTGTTACTAGTATTTTGTCTGTGTGTGCTGATTCGTCTGTGTTGCGAAGTGGGAAAGAGATACACGGGTATGCTGTGAGAATTTGTGTTGATATGGATGAATTTTTCGCAACTGCTCTGGTTGATATGTACATGAAATGTGGGTGTGTTTCTTTGGCTCGTTGTATTTTTGATCAGTTTGATGAAAAACCAGATGACCCTGCATTTTGGAATGCAATGATAGGAGGGTATGGAAGGAATGGAGATTATGAGTCTGCTTTTGAAATCTTTGATGAAATGTTGGCTGAAATGGTGAAACCAAATAGTGTAACATTTGTTAGTGTTCTGTCGGCTTGTAGCCACAGTGGTCAAGTTGAGAGAGGATTACATGTTTTCAGGATGATTAGAGA AGAGTTTGGTTTGGATCCAAAGCCTGCGCATTTTGGGTGTGTGGTTGATCTTTTGGGTCGATCTGGTCGGTTAGGCGAAGCTCGAGAGTTGGTGCGAGAATTAGCAGAACCTCCTGCATCTGTTTTTGATTCTTTGCTTGGTGCATCTAGGTGCTACTTAGATTCAAATCTTGGGGAAGAAATGGCCATGAAACTTGTTGATCTCGAGCGGGAAAATCCGGCTCCGCTGGTGGTTTTGTCTAACATATATGCTGCATTGGGAAGATGGAGAGAAGTAGAAAGGATAAGAGGGTTGATCACAGATATAAGATTGGACAAACTATCTGGTGTTAGCATGATAGAAGTTGCATGA